In Amycolatopsis jiangsuensis, the following proteins share a genomic window:
- a CDS encoding DUF2255 family protein, with amino-acid sequence MAEEGETMSGAWSPDELRLLDAAAELEIAVERSDGSLRRWVPIWVVSAGGQVYVRTWYRRDTGWFGQALRTRRARIRVPGLEAAVTIEDVGAASAGVTVEVDAVYRAKYGHGGAESMVSATAVETTLRLDRQ; translated from the coding sequence GTGGCCGAGGAGGGCGAGACGATGAGCGGCGCCTGGTCGCCGGACGAGCTGCGGCTGCTGGATGCGGCCGCGGAGCTGGAGATCGCGGTCGAACGCAGCGACGGCAGCCTGCGCAGGTGGGTGCCGATCTGGGTGGTATCCGCCGGAGGCCAGGTGTACGTGCGGACGTGGTATCGGCGCGACACCGGCTGGTTCGGCCAGGCGCTGCGCACCCGGCGAGCGCGGATCCGCGTGCCGGGCCTGGAAGCCGCGGTCACCATCGAGGACGTGGGTGCCGCCTCGGCCGGGGTCACCGTCGAGGTCGACGCGGTCTACCGGGCCAAGTACGGCCACGGCGGAGCGGAATCCATGGTGAGCGCCACGGCCGTCGAGACCACACTGAGGCTTGACCGGCAGTAG
- the hisB gene encoding imidazoleglycerol-phosphate dehydratase HisB, translating to MSRIGKVERTTKESAILVQLDLDGTGAVEISTGVPFYDHMLTAFGVHGSLDLKVEATGDVHIDAHHTVEDTAIVLGQALRQALGDKSGIRRFGDAWIPMDETLAHAAVDVSGRPYCVHTGEPDQFATFTIGNNYPFVLNRHVFDSLSFHAHIALHVRVVHGRDPHHIAEAQYKAVARALRAATEPDPRAGGIPSTKGVL from the coding sequence ATGAGCCGCATCGGCAAGGTGGAACGCACCACCAAGGAGTCCGCCATCCTGGTCCAGCTGGACCTCGACGGCACCGGAGCTGTCGAGATCAGCACCGGCGTGCCGTTCTACGACCACATGCTCACCGCCTTCGGCGTGCACGGTTCGCTGGACCTGAAGGTCGAGGCGACCGGCGACGTGCACATCGACGCGCACCACACCGTCGAGGACACCGCGATCGTGCTCGGTCAGGCGCTGCGCCAGGCGCTGGGTGACAAGAGCGGTATCCGCCGGTTCGGCGACGCGTGGATCCCGATGGACGAGACGCTGGCGCACGCCGCGGTCGACGTGTCCGGGCGGCCCTACTGCGTGCACACCGGCGAGCCGGACCAGTTCGCCACCTTCACGATCGGCAACAACTATCCGTTCGTGCTGAACCGGCACGTGTTCGACTCGCTGTCCTTCCACGCGCACATCGCCCTGCACGTCCGCGTCGTGCACGGTCGCGATCCGCACCACATCGCGGAAGCGCAGTACAAGGCCGTCGCCCGTGCCTTGCGCGCGGCGACCGAACCCGACCCGCGCGCGGGCGGCATCCCGTCCACGAAGGGCGTGCTCTGA
- a CDS encoding histidinol-phosphate transaminase translates to MTSAIPGADVTLEQLPLREDLRGRTPYGAPQLDVPVRLNTNENPYPPPPELVADVAEAVRAEAASLHRYPDRDAVALRTDLADYLTVSTRVVLSEANVWAANGSNEILQQILQAFGGPGRSALGFEPSYSMHPIIASGTRTDWVPVPRRADFTLDTEQAAETVRERQPDLVFVTSPNNPTGGSIPLAQLRGVLEAAPGLVVVDEAYAEFSSQPSAVELIAEFPAKLIVSRTMSKAFAFAGGRLGYLAAAPAMVDALALVRLPYHLSKLTQAAARAALRHADATLGSVHKLAAERDRVLEALLGLGFTPVPSDANFVLFGRFRDPKAAWQSYLDHGVLVRDPGIDEHLRVSIGTPEENDAFLEASKEVTR, encoded by the coding sequence ATGACTTCCGCCATTCCCGGCGCCGACGTCACCCTCGAGCAGCTGCCGTTGCGCGAGGACCTGCGGGGCAGGACGCCCTACGGTGCGCCGCAGCTCGACGTGCCGGTCCGGCTCAACACCAACGAAAACCCGTATCCGCCGCCGCCCGAGCTGGTGGCGGACGTGGCCGAGGCGGTGCGCGCCGAAGCGGCGTCGCTGCACCGGTACCCGGACCGGGACGCGGTGGCGCTGCGCACTGACCTCGCCGACTACCTCACGGTGTCCACGCGGGTGGTGCTGTCCGAGGCGAACGTGTGGGCGGCCAACGGGTCCAACGAGATCCTGCAGCAGATCCTGCAGGCCTTCGGTGGCCCGGGCCGCAGCGCGCTCGGGTTCGAGCCGTCGTACTCGATGCATCCGATCATCGCGTCCGGTACGCGCACCGACTGGGTGCCCGTGCCACGGCGCGCGGATTTCACCCTGGACACCGAGCAGGCCGCCGAGACGGTACGCGAGCGGCAGCCGGATCTGGTGTTCGTGACCAGTCCGAACAACCCCACCGGCGGGTCGATCCCGCTGGCGCAGCTGCGCGGCGTGCTGGAGGCCGCGCCCGGGCTCGTGGTGGTGGACGAGGCGTACGCGGAGTTCTCCTCGCAGCCGAGCGCGGTGGAGCTGATCGCCGAGTTCCCGGCGAAGCTCATCGTTTCGCGCACGATGAGCAAGGCTTTCGCTTTCGCCGGCGGACGGCTGGGGTACCTCGCCGCGGCACCGGCCATGGTGGACGCGCTGGCGCTGGTGCGGCTGCCGTATCACCTTTCCAAGCTCACCCAGGCCGCCGCGCGGGCCGCGCTGCGCCACGCGGACGCCACCCTCGGCAGCGTGCACAAGCTCGCCGCCGAGCGCGATCGGGTACTGGAAGCGTTGCTGGGGCTGGGTTTCACCCCGGTTCCGAGTGACGCCAATTTCGTCCTCTTCGGCCGGTTCCGCGATCCGAAGGCGGCCTGGCAGTCCTATCTGGACCACGGCGTGCTGGTCCGCGATCCGGGCATCGACGAGCACCTGCGGGTGAGCATTGGCACCCCGGAAGAGAACGACGCCTTCCTCGAAGCCAGTAAGGAAGTCACGCGATGA
- the hisD gene encoding histidinol dehydrogenase: protein MLNRTDLRGQVPSAAELRAVLPRAEYDVDAALHQVRPVVEAVRDRGVPAVLEFTERFDKVRPETVRVPAAELATALEALDPQVRAALEESIARARKVHADQRRQDVTTQVVPGGTVTERWVPVERVGLYAPGGLAVYPSTVVMNVVPAQLAGVRSLVVCSPPQAAFGGLPHPTILAAAALLGVDEVWAVGGAQAVALVAYGGTDTDGAELAPVDIVTGPGNIFLTAAKRLVRGTIGIDSEAGPTEIAILADETADPVHVAADLISQAEHDPLAASVLVTTSEQLADAVERELTTRVAATKHSERVGEALGGKQSGVILVSTVDDGLRVVDAYAAEHLEIQTADAREVAARVRNAGAVFVGAYAPVSLGDYCAGSNHVLPTGGFARHSSGLSVQSFLKGVHVVDYSEDALREVAPRVVALADAEDLPAHGEAVTARFEGDR from the coding sequence ATGCTGAACCGCACCGACCTGCGTGGGCAGGTCCCGTCCGCCGCCGAACTGCGTGCCGTGCTGCCACGCGCCGAATACGACGTCGACGCCGCACTGCATCAGGTCCGGCCGGTGGTCGAGGCGGTGCGGGACCGGGGCGTGCCCGCGGTGCTCGAGTTCACCGAGCGCTTCGACAAGGTGCGCCCGGAGACCGTCCGAGTGCCCGCGGCCGAGCTGGCCACCGCGCTCGAAGCGCTCGACCCGCAGGTCCGGGCCGCGCTCGAGGAGTCCATCGCGCGGGCCCGGAAGGTGCACGCCGACCAGCGCCGCCAGGACGTGACCACCCAGGTGGTCCCCGGCGGCACGGTCACCGAGCGCTGGGTCCCGGTCGAGCGCGTCGGGCTGTACGCACCGGGCGGGCTGGCCGTCTACCCGTCCACCGTGGTGATGAACGTGGTCCCGGCGCAGCTGGCCGGCGTCCGGTCGCTGGTCGTGTGCTCGCCCCCGCAGGCGGCGTTCGGCGGTCTGCCGCACCCGACGATCCTGGCCGCCGCCGCGCTGCTGGGCGTCGACGAGGTGTGGGCGGTCGGCGGTGCGCAGGCGGTGGCGCTCGTCGCCTACGGCGGCACCGACACCGACGGTGCCGAGCTGGCCCCGGTGGACATCGTCACCGGCCCGGGCAACATCTTCCTCACCGCGGCCAAACGCCTCGTGCGCGGCACCATCGGCATCGACTCCGAGGCCGGGCCCACCGAGATCGCGATCCTCGCCGACGAGACCGCCGACCCGGTGCACGTGGCGGCCGACCTGATCAGCCAGGCCGAGCACGATCCGCTCGCGGCCAGCGTGCTGGTCACCACTTCGGAGCAGCTCGCGGACGCGGTCGAGCGCGAGCTCACCACCCGGGTCGCGGCCACCAAGCATTCCGAACGGGTCGGTGAAGCACTGGGTGGCAAGCAGTCCGGCGTGATCCTGGTGTCCACTGTGGACGATGGACTGCGCGTCGTGGACGCGTACGCCGCCGAGCACCTGGAGATCCAGACCGCGGACGCCCGCGAGGTCGCCGCCCGCGTGCGCAACGCCGGCGCGGTGTTCGTCGGCGCGTACGCCCCGGTGTCGCTGGGCGACTACTGCGCCGGCTCCAACCACGTGCTGCCCACCGGCGGGTTCGCCCGGCATTCCTCGGGACTGTCCGTGCAGAGCTTCCTCAAGGGCGTACACGTCGTCGACTACTCCGAGGACGCGCTGCGTGAGGTCGCTCCCCGGGTGGTCGCGCTCGCGGACGCCGAGGACCTGCCCGCACACGGCGAAGCCGTCACCGCCCGTTTCGAAGGAGACCGCTGA
- a CDS encoding carbon-nitrogen hydrolase family protein, whose amino-acid sequence MPRIALCQLTSGDDAEANLESVRAAVASAAADGARVVVFPEATMVRFGRPLAPVAEPLEGPWASAVAEVAREHDVLVVAGMFTPSGDGRVRNTLLVTGLGQHLGYHKIHLYDAFGFAESDTVAPGSELVTFEADGTVFGVATCYDLRFPELFRRLADDGADVLLVPASWGAGEGKREQWELLVRARALDSGCWVVACDQADPAATGLQVNPKAPTGIGHSLVADGFGRVTAALGAAPETLLADVEAAAAVHARDTTGALANRRLSGGLVGTAGRFG is encoded by the coding sequence GTGCCCCGGATCGCGTTGTGCCAGCTCACCTCGGGCGACGATGCGGAGGCCAACCTGGAGTCGGTGCGGGCCGCGGTGGCGTCCGCGGCCGCGGACGGGGCGCGGGTGGTGGTGTTCCCGGAGGCCACCATGGTCCGGTTCGGCCGTCCGCTCGCACCGGTCGCCGAGCCGCTGGAGGGGCCGTGGGCGTCCGCGGTGGCCGAGGTCGCGCGGGAGCACGACGTGCTGGTGGTCGCCGGCATGTTCACCCCGTCCGGCGACGGGCGGGTGCGCAACACGCTGCTCGTCACGGGCCTCGGGCAGCATCTGGGCTACCACAAGATCCACCTGTACGACGCGTTCGGCTTCGCCGAATCGGACACCGTGGCCCCGGGCTCGGAGCTGGTCACCTTCGAGGCCGACGGCACCGTGTTCGGCGTCGCGACCTGCTACGACCTGCGGTTCCCCGAGCTGTTCCGCCGGCTGGCCGACGACGGTGCGGACGTGCTGCTGGTCCCGGCGTCCTGGGGAGCCGGCGAGGGCAAACGCGAGCAGTGGGAGCTGCTGGTCCGCGCCCGCGCCCTGGACTCCGGCTGCTGGGTGGTGGCCTGCGACCAGGCCGACCCGGCGGCGACCGGCCTTCAGGTCAACCCGAAAGCCCCAACCGGCATCGGCCACTCCCTGGTGGCCGACGGCTTCGGCCGGGTGACCGCCGCACTCGGCGCCGCCCCGGAAACGCTGCTGGCCGACGTGGAAGCGGCCGCGGCGGTCCACGCCCGCGACACCACCGGGGCGCTGGCCAACCGGAGGCTGTCCGGCGGCCTGGTGGGAACGGCCGGCCGGTTCGGCTGA
- a CDS encoding NADP-dependent oxidoreductase: MKAAAFRRFGGPEVLELVDLPDPRPGPGQVRIVVCAAGVNASDWKKRQGLMDQELPQTMGHEAAGIVDELGAGVTDVAVGDRVFGFSAVAGAQAELAVLSHYAPIPPALDFAAAAALPSAIETAARALDQLGVESGRTVLVNGASGSVGSAAVQLAVARGARVIGTGSPATHDFLRSLGAEPVAYGAGMTDRIRALTPDGVDRALDVAGSGVLPELIALAGGPDRVVTLADFAGAEQHGVRFSRGDAGRALYVLARIGELVESGRFTVPVGQTFPLSEVAEAHRVGESGRVRGKLVLVSG; this comes from the coding sequence GTGAAGGCAGCCGCATTCCGCCGGTTCGGCGGTCCGGAGGTGCTCGAGCTCGTGGATCTCCCCGATCCGCGTCCCGGTCCGGGACAGGTGCGGATCGTCGTGTGCGCCGCCGGGGTGAATGCGAGCGACTGGAAGAAACGCCAGGGCCTGATGGACCAGGAGCTCCCCCAGACCATGGGCCACGAAGCGGCGGGCATCGTCGACGAGCTCGGCGCGGGCGTCACCGACGTCGCGGTGGGAGACCGGGTGTTCGGGTTCTCCGCCGTCGCCGGCGCGCAGGCCGAGCTCGCGGTGCTGTCGCACTACGCGCCCATCCCGCCGGCACTCGACTTCGCCGCGGCCGCCGCGCTGCCGTCCGCGATCGAGACCGCCGCGCGCGCCCTCGACCAACTGGGCGTCGAGAGCGGCCGCACAGTGCTCGTCAACGGCGCTTCGGGAAGCGTTGGCAGCGCGGCAGTCCAGCTCGCGGTGGCACGGGGCGCGCGCGTGATCGGCACCGGCAGTCCGGCCACTCACGATTTCCTGCGTTCCCTCGGTGCCGAGCCGGTCGCCTACGGCGCCGGGATGACGGACCGGATTCGCGCGCTGACACCCGACGGGGTGGATCGGGCGCTCGACGTGGCCGGAAGCGGTGTCCTGCCGGAACTCATCGCACTGGCCGGCGGCCCGGACCGGGTGGTCACCCTCGCCGACTTCGCCGGCGCCGAACAGCACGGAGTCCGCTTCAGCCGCGGCGACGCGGGCCGCGCGCTGTACGTACTGGCCCGGATCGGCGAGCTGGTCGAGTCCGGCCGGTTCACCGTGCCGGTCGGCCAGACCTTCCCGCTGAGCGAGGTGGCGGAGGCCCATCGCGTCGGCGAATCGGGGCGGGTGCGGGGAAAGCTGGTCCTGGTTTCCGGGTGA
- a CDS encoding S1 family peptidase translates to MRLAKTVAVVVGAAAALGVGVAAPASAGPLIIGGDTVDSAPWGAQVFWDDQTEYGGFECSGTIIDAQWVLTAQHCLNEPGMHVKVGDVALGQGTEVAVDQQEASPNGDIALLHLESAVDTTFMKLADADPDEGATNQIYGWGRTEGNSPPSDTLKTADVEVTGSSTDAFNGKAIASKGVTGASWHGDSGGPQLADGVQVGVCSTGENSGSDKNGTQNYASVASSRDWIKQTAGV, encoded by the coding sequence ATGCGTTTGGCTAAGACCGTTGCGGTGGTCGTCGGGGCCGCAGCCGCGCTGGGTGTCGGGGTCGCCGCACCGGCCAGTGCCGGTCCCCTGATCATCGGCGGGGACACTGTGGACTCCGCGCCCTGGGGCGCCCAGGTCTTCTGGGACGACCAGACCGAGTACGGCGGCTTCGAGTGCTCGGGCACGATCATCGACGCGCAGTGGGTGCTCACCGCGCAGCACTGCCTCAATGAGCCGGGCATGCACGTCAAGGTCGGGGACGTCGCGCTGGGCCAGGGCACCGAGGTGGCGGTGGACCAGCAGGAGGCCTCGCCGAACGGCGACATCGCCCTGCTGCACCTGGAGTCCGCTGTGGACACCACGTTCATGAAGCTCGCCGACGCCGACCCGGACGAGGGCGCCACCAACCAGATCTACGGCTGGGGCCGCACCGAGGGCAACAGCCCGCCCTCGGACACCCTCAAGACCGCCGACGTGGAGGTGACCGGCAGCAGCACCGACGCGTTCAACGGCAAGGCGATCGCGAGCAAGGGCGTGACCGGCGCGTCCTGGCACGGCGACTCCGGCGGCCCGCAGCTGGCCGACGGTGTGCAGGTGGGCGTGTGCTCCACCGGCGAGAACTCGGGCAGCGACAAGAACGGCACGCAGAACTACGCCAGCGTCGCCAGCAGCCGCGACTGGATCAAGCAGACCGCCGGCGTCTGA
- a CDS encoding class I adenylate-forming enzyme family protein, producing the protein MGYPQALLDALRREPGAVAFEHGPRRVTRGEVLELVGRLTAGLRAAGVRPGDGVGLATAVTPEGWAAQLAVQTLGCRAVGVRAGLPPEHLQAVLDGVAAVVVDEASESTRLRAATSATMLRIGPELLAAYEEPVPQGTPGELGWVVFTSGSTGVPKGVAFDFGALAALGVEHRGQPETELAEEYRRFLLFGTLTSAVMVMHLQACLLAGGTVVIPEALPDFPWILPRLDVTAALVTVPRLYRILDVLREENVDLSGLRMLTVAGSPVEPRLLAEAFDRIGPALRQGYGQTETGKLTVLSAADVIAYPPALASVGLPCEGVEVQIRDAAGTVLPAGASGEVFVRTSTAFAGYWRDPAQTSAVRSAGWVRTQDVGQLDERGFLHLTGRSRDVVIVNAVIHYTGPIERALASHEDVDQAYVVAAPDERTGEAAHAFVVAAPGRAPDPDRLRATVAAELGEAAVPATFTVIGEVPVTAAGKPDKTALLALR; encoded by the coding sequence ATGGGGTATCCGCAGGCACTGCTGGACGCGTTGCGCCGGGAACCGGGCGCGGTGGCGTTCGAGCACGGTCCTCGCCGTGTCACCCGCGGCGAGGTGCTCGAGCTGGTCGGCCGGCTGACCGCCGGTCTGCGGGCGGCCGGGGTGCGTCCCGGGGACGGCGTCGGCCTCGCCACCGCGGTCACACCGGAGGGATGGGCCGCGCAGCTCGCCGTGCAGACGCTCGGGTGCCGGGCGGTGGGGGTGCGTGCCGGGTTGCCGCCGGAGCACCTCCAGGCGGTGCTGGACGGAGTGGCCGCCGTGGTCGTCGACGAGGCGTCCGAGAGCACGCGGCTGCGCGCCGCGACGTCGGCCACGATGCTCCGGATCGGCCCGGAACTGCTTGCCGCGTATGAGGAACCGGTACCGCAGGGCACACCGGGCGAGCTCGGCTGGGTGGTGTTCACGAGTGGCAGCACCGGAGTGCCGAAGGGCGTCGCGTTCGATTTCGGCGCGCTCGCGGCGCTCGGTGTGGAACACCGGGGCCAGCCGGAGACCGAGCTGGCCGAAGAGTACCGGCGGTTCCTGCTCTTCGGCACGCTCACCAGCGCGGTGATGGTGATGCACCTGCAGGCCTGCCTGCTCGCCGGCGGCACCGTGGTGATTCCGGAGGCGCTGCCGGACTTCCCGTGGATTCTGCCGCGGCTGGACGTGACCGCGGCGCTGGTGACGGTGCCCCGGCTCTACCGGATCCTCGACGTGCTGCGCGAGGAGAACGTCGACCTGTCCGGCCTTCGGATGCTGACCGTCGCGGGCTCGCCGGTGGAACCGCGGCTGCTCGCGGAGGCGTTCGACCGGATCGGCCCGGCCCTGCGCCAGGGTTACGGCCAGACCGAGACCGGCAAGCTGACGGTGCTGAGCGCCGCGGACGTGATTGCGTATCCGCCGGCCCTGGCTTCGGTCGGCCTGCCCTGCGAGGGCGTGGAAGTGCAGATCCGCGACGCAGCGGGCACCGTGCTGCCTGCCGGGGCCTCGGGGGAGGTCTTCGTCCGGACGTCCACCGCGTTCGCCGGCTACTGGCGGGACCCGGCGCAGACTTCGGCGGTCCGGTCGGCGGGCTGGGTCCGCACCCAGGACGTGGGGCAGCTGGACGAGCGCGGATTCCTGCACCTGACCGGACGATCGCGCGACGTGGTGATCGTGAACGCGGTGATCCACTACACCGGGCCGATCGAACGCGCCCTCGCTTCCCACGAGGACGTGGACCAGGCCTACGTCGTGGCCGCGCCGGACGAGCGGACGGGGGAGGCAGCGCACGCCTTCGTCGTCGCGGCTCCCGGCCGGGCACCCGACCCGGACCGGTTGCGTGCGACGGTGGCGGCCGAGCTGGGGGAGGCCGCGGTACCCGCGACGTTCACCGTGATCGGCGAAGTTCCCGTGACAGCAGCCGGAAAACCGGACAAGACGGCACTGCTCGCGCTGCGCTGA
- the nadC gene encoding carboxylating nicotinate-nucleotide diphosphorylase, whose protein sequence is MTVLFPFSAPVALALAEAGLDEADMRRVVTTALEEDLRYGPDATTASTVPANARAVAELTPRVAGVVAGIPVALAVFDAVLGPDFEVVASREDGARPAAGEPVLVLRGPVRGLLTAERTALNLLCQLSGVATATAEWVSAIEGTGAAVRDSRKTTPGLRLLQKYAVRRGGGVNHRMGLGDAVLIKDNHVVAAGSVTAALAAAREHAPQLPCEVEVDDLAQLDEALEAGADEVLLDNFTPGDCAKAVTRRDEIAPKTRLESSGGLTVDRAREYAESGVDYLSVGALTHSSPALDLGMDLR, encoded by the coding sequence ATGACCGTCTTGTTCCCGTTCTCCGCCCCCGTGGCACTGGCGCTGGCCGAAGCCGGTCTCGACGAGGCCGACATGCGCCGGGTCGTCACGACGGCGCTGGAGGAGGACCTCCGGTACGGCCCGGACGCCACCACGGCGTCGACAGTGCCCGCGAACGCGCGGGCCGTCGCGGAGCTGACGCCGCGGGTCGCCGGAGTGGTCGCCGGAATTCCGGTGGCACTGGCGGTTTTCGACGCCGTGCTGGGGCCCGATTTCGAAGTGGTGGCCAGCCGTGAAGACGGTGCGCGGCCCGCCGCGGGGGAGCCGGTGCTCGTGCTCCGTGGTCCGGTGCGCGGGCTGCTGACCGCGGAACGCACGGCGCTCAACCTGCTCTGCCAGCTCTCCGGGGTCGCGACCGCGACCGCGGAGTGGGTGTCCGCGATCGAGGGAACCGGTGCCGCGGTGCGGGATTCGCGCAAGACCACGCCCGGCCTGCGGTTGCTGCAGAAGTACGCGGTGCGCCGCGGTGGCGGGGTGAACCACCGGATGGGGCTCGGCGACGCCGTGCTGATCAAGGACAACCACGTCGTCGCGGCCGGATCGGTCACCGCGGCGCTGGCCGCGGCCCGCGAACACGCGCCGCAGCTGCCGTGCGAGGTCGAGGTCGACGACCTGGCCCAGCTGGACGAGGCGCTGGAGGCGGGCGCGGACGAGGTGCTGCTGGACAACTTCACCCCGGGCGACTGCGCGAAGGCGGTCACCCGGCGGGACGAGATCGCGCCGAAGACCCGGCTGGAATCCTCCGGCGGGCTCACGGTCGACCGTGCGCGGGAGTACGCCGAGTCCGGTGTGGACTACCTCTCGGTGGGCGCGCTCACGCACTCCTCGCCCGCGCTGGACCTCGGGATGGATCTGCGCTGA
- a CDS encoding L-aspartate oxidase → MTTPVSDLQAKTPVWEARADLVVVGSGVAGLTAALRAHELGLHVLVVTKAAVSDGNTRWAQGGVAVVLAGDHDRDDTVAQHAEDTVTAGAGLCEEDAVRSIVAGGPAAVTELFANGAVFDRGAGGLSRTREGGHSAFRIIHAGGDATGAEVERALVGQVTDRRVPVLEHHIAVDALRTPAGEVAGVTVLDRRGVPGVVRASAVVLASGGFGQLYQATSNPEPATGDGLALALRAGATVADLEFVQFHPTVLYTPGARGRCPLVSEAVRGEGATLVDGAGAPVMAGVHPLGDLAPRDVVAAAITRRMSQAPGGIDDHVLLDATGISAFAARFPTVHAACAKVGIDPAVDPIPVTPAAHFACGGVVTTVDGRSTVTGLYAAGEVARTGLHGANRLASNSLLEGLVVGQRAAEAVAADLAAGMLPDPGRGRMPERTSAPIAERDALQRVMSRYAAIGRDADGLAAAGSVLDLSTELGPLWTHAAVEDAALTVVAQALLVAAACRTESRASHVRTDFPDRDERRWRRSQLLRLSPSGQPVLVGPNSLEGAA, encoded by the coding sequence ATGACCACCCCGGTTAGCGATCTCCAGGCGAAAACCCCGGTGTGGGAAGCCAGGGCCGATCTGGTCGTGGTCGGCAGCGGGGTGGCCGGGCTGACCGCCGCGCTGCGGGCCCACGAGCTCGGGCTGCACGTGCTCGTGGTGACCAAGGCGGCGGTTTCGGACGGCAACACCCGGTGGGCGCAGGGCGGCGTGGCCGTGGTGCTGGCCGGCGACCACGACCGGGACGACACGGTGGCCCAGCACGCCGAGGACACGGTCACCGCCGGGGCCGGGCTCTGCGAGGAGGACGCCGTGCGCTCGATCGTCGCGGGTGGTCCGGCCGCGGTCACGGAGCTGTTCGCGAACGGTGCGGTGTTCGACCGCGGGGCCGGCGGGCTGTCGCGGACCCGGGAAGGCGGGCACAGCGCGTTCCGGATCATCCACGCGGGCGGTGACGCCACCGGTGCCGAGGTCGAGCGCGCGCTGGTCGGCCAGGTGACCGACCGGCGGGTGCCGGTGCTGGAGCACCACATCGCGGTCGACGCGCTGCGCACGCCCGCGGGCGAGGTCGCGGGAGTGACCGTGCTGGACCGGCGTGGCGTGCCCGGCGTGGTGCGGGCCTCGGCGGTCGTGCTCGCCAGCGGTGGCTTCGGCCAGCTCTACCAGGCGACGTCCAACCCCGAGCCGGCGACCGGTGACGGGCTCGCGCTCGCGTTGCGGGCCGGCGCGACGGTCGCGGACCTCGAGTTCGTGCAGTTCCACCCCACGGTGCTCTACACGCCGGGCGCGCGCGGACGGTGCCCGCTGGTCAGCGAAGCGGTACGCGGTGAAGGGGCGACGCTGGTCGACGGCGCGGGGGCGCCGGTGATGGCGGGCGTGCACCCGCTGGGCGATCTGGCCCCGCGGGACGTCGTGGCCGCGGCGATCACCCGTCGGATGTCGCAGGCCCCCGGCGGCATCGACGATCACGTTCTGCTCGATGCCACGGGCATTTCCGCGTTCGCCGCAAGGTTCCCGACAGTGCACGCGGCCTGTGCGAAGGTGGGCATCGATCCGGCCGTGGACCCGATCCCGGTCACTCCTGCCGCACATTTCGCCTGCGGCGGCGTAGTGACCACTGTGGACGGACGGTCCACGGTAACCGGGCTGTACGCGGCGGGCGAAGTGGCGCGGACCGGGTTGCACGGTGCGAACCGGCTGGCGTCCAACAGCCTGCTCGAAGGTCTCGTGGTCGGGCAGCGGGCGGCGGAGGCGGTCGCCGCGGACCTCGCGGCCGGGATGCTGCCGGATCCGGGTCGTGGCCGGATGCCCGAACGGACGTCCGCACCGATCGCCGAACGGGATGCGCTGCAACGGGTGATGAGCCGGTACGCCGCCATCGGACGGGACGCCGACGGGCTCGCGGCCGCCGGTTCGGTTCTCGATCTGTCCACCGAGCTGGGTCCACTGTGGACGCATGCGGCGGTGGAAGACGCGGCGCTCACCGTGGTGGCGCAGGCGTTGCTCGTCGCGGCCGCGTGCCGTACCGAATCGCGGGCCAGTCACGTGCGTACCGACTTCCCGGACCGTGACGAGCGCCGCTGGCGGCGTAGCCAGCTGCTCCGGCTCAGCCCGTCCGGCCAGCCGGTGCTGGTCGGCCCGAACTCCCTGGAAGGAGCAGCATGA